In the Bacillus sp. HSf4 genome, AGCAGCAGTTTTTAATGCTTGTTTACGCATTCACTGACACTATATTGTCCTTACTTGATAAAAATTCATGAATTCGCCGAAAGTGTTTTTTTGCAAGAGACTTTTAATTATATTGATATAACAAAACATCCAAAGCATAAAAAAAGAGACTGCTGGATATACTGTAAACAACCATTGATTACTAAAAAACACACCAAAGCAATGCTGTTACCACGATGACAAGGATGTGAACCTATGAATCGCAAAGGCGGGATTTTCTCTCAAGAACCGATAAAAGAATACATCTCTCATTCAGATCCGTTGGCAGTAAAACAAATTGAGAAAGTTCTTAGCGTTTATTTAAAAGAGGCAGCCGGACGGCCCATTGTCGTCGTTTGTATCGGCACAGACCGCTCAACAGGTGATTCTCTCGGTCCTCTCGTTGGCATGAAGCTTGCCGCCAAACAGCCGGCTCGTTTTCACGTTTATGGAACACTGGCTGATCCGGTTCATGCCGTCAACTTAAATGAGAAGCTGGAGAACATTTACCTGGAGCATGACAACCCTTATATCATCGCCAT is a window encoding:
- the yyaC gene encoding spore protease YyaC produces the protein MNRKGGIFSQEPIKEYISHSDPLAVKQIEKVLSVYLKEAAGRPIVVVCIGTDRSTGDSLGPLVGMKLAAKQPARFHVYGTLADPVHAVNLNEKLENIYLEHDNPYIIAIDACLGRTKSVGSFQIGKGPLKPGAGVQKSLPEVGDIHINGIVNVSGFMEYFVLQNTRLNLVMSMATVLAEGLSHLEKAGGWHQRHVTPIQRMTGRM